One part of the Paraglaciecola sp. L3A3 genome encodes these proteins:
- a CDS encoding DUF2987 domain-containing protein yields MIYKTLMLGALLFNSPLFAETLNVEYASFYSHVKKIDKEETNKLRFAFGFKHIAYDRLCKVVEAKIVTQKQILPLTVEYANRFTVPSDKILKMAKALVSIKLDDNANQCDMSVQLETKAEYLKQHYSHAELVSLLVQYQAFFSNMGSFMSFMMPSAEGLKIHFDQHMTLGKDLDSLADESGNLVLGQTWFKQGKSLNLPRVPLRITALVEK; encoded by the coding sequence TTGATTTACAAAACTTTAATGCTTGGGGCATTATTATTTAATAGCCCGCTATTTGCTGAGACCTTAAATGTTGAATATGCCAGTTTTTATAGCCATGTAAAAAAAATTGATAAAGAGGAAACTAATAAACTTAGGTTCGCTTTTGGTTTTAAACATATTGCTTATGATCGTTTGTGTAAGGTGGTAGAGGCTAAAATTGTCACTCAGAAACAGATACTGCCTTTAACAGTCGAATATGCCAACCGCTTTACTGTGCCTAGTGACAAAATACTTAAAATGGCAAAAGCTTTGGTTTCTATTAAATTAGATGATAATGCTAACCAGTGTGATATGTCGGTTCAATTAGAGACAAAAGCTGAATATTTAAAACAACATTACAGCCATGCTGAACTGGTTTCTTTGCTGGTACAGTACCAAGCATTTTTTTCTAATATGGGCAGTTTTATGTCATTTATGATGCCCTCGGCTGAAGGCTTAAAAATTCATTTTGATCAGCATATGACTTTAGGTAAAGATCTCGATAGCTTAGCAGATGAATCTGGCAACTTAGTTTTGGGGCAAACTTGGTTTAAGCAGGGTAAAAGTCTAAATTTACCGAGAGTACCGTTACGCATAACCGCTTTGGTCGAGAAGTAG